A window of Mycolicibacterium madagascariense genomic DNA:
CCCCCCGGGCAGTGCCAACCCGGGTCCTCACCAGATTAGTCCCGCGGTGGGTTCCCGGCCTGGTCAGAGGCTGGGCGTGGGCTGTCCTCAGCGGTACGTCGAGGTCGACGCGAGGTAGTCGAGCGTCCGGCCGATGCCCGTCACCTCGCGCGCAACGCTGCGCAAGGTGGCTCGGTCGTGAGGAGCCATGTCCGACAGCGACACCAGGTCGTCGACCCGGTCCCCGGCGAGGAACCGTTGCGCCCGCCTGCGCCAGCGCCACCGCAGCAGCCAGTCGAAGCAGTCGCGCAGGCTCGATGCGTCGTCGGCGCCGAGGACGTGGGCCGCCACCGCATGGTCGAGACGCGTCGGCGTGGACAGCGCGTCCGAGTGCGCCGACACCGCCGCCCACCGGGCGATCTTCACCACCGGATCCATGACGGCCAGCTTCACGTCCACGGCGTCGGCGGTCCGCGCGAACACCCGCAGGCGCGAGGGAACGCTCGCGCGCACGGCCGTCGCGTCCTGCAGCATCGCTTGTCGCACAGGGTAATTGCGCTCGGCGGCGGCGACCACCCCGGCCCGCAGCAGGTCTGCGGGACGTCGCGCCGACGGGTCCGGCACGCCCGCGGAATCGGCGAGCAGCCCCGTCATGACGACGCCGCGGTCCTCGCGCGGGTGTGCCGACCACCGTTGGATGCCGTCGGTCCAACTCGCGGCGCGGCGGCAGAAGCGCGGCCTGCTGGCGAGCACCCCGTTGGCGTCACCGGGCACGCCGCACCGCTCCAGGAGCGCATGGACCCCGGCCGCCCGGCCCAGCAGCGCGACCTTCTCGCCGTCCCCGACCGCGTCGCCGAGGACGACCATCGTCTCGACGTCGGAGCCGGGAGCCGCCTCGCCGCGCGCGACGCTGCCGGAGACGAACCACGTCCAGTCCGCGGGCCCGCAGAGTCGAACCCCGGCGACGACGGCGTGGCGCAACACCTCCGACCAGGCCGCCGCCAGCGCGGCCGCGGGGGTGTGACTGCGCAGTTCGTCGGCGATGGCCGCCCGCGCACGTTCGACGCCCGCGCGCAGGAGTGCCTCGTCGGTGGCCGCGTCGATCGCCGTGATGGCCGCCGCGACGCCGCGACCGGTGGGGTGGGCAGCTGGCATGTCGTCGATTGTCACCTGCCGTCACACGGACGTGACGTTGGGGAAACGGCGACAACACGAACCGCGCCTACTTTCTGTCGTGTGACAGAAATCTGCCCACCGTCAGGGAGTGTGCGATGACCTCGACCGTCCACCGCGTGATCGCCTCGCCCGAGGACGCCGCCACGCTCGAAGAGCTCGGCTACACCCAGGAGTTGCACCGCGGCATCGGGGGTTACGCCGCGTTCGCCTCGGGCTTCTCCTTCGTGTCCATCCTCACGACCGTGTTCGCCCTGTTCGCCCTCGGCTTCGGGCTGGGCGGTCCGGCGTTCTTCTTCACCTGGCCCATCGTCTTCGTATGCCAGTTCTGCGTCTGCCTGGTGTTCGCCGAACTGTCCGGCAAGTTCCCCGTCGCCGGGGCGATCTACCAGTGGTCGCGACGCCTCGCGGGCAACGGGGTCGGCTGGTTCGCCGGGTGGTTCATGCTCATCGGCTACATCGTCAGCGTGGCAGCCCTGGCGATCGCCATGCAGAGCGTGCTGCCGTCGATCTGGAGCGGATTCCAGTTGGTCGGCGGCGATTCCTCGCTGACGTCGGTGACCGGGGCGACCAACGCCATCATCCTCGGCGCGATCACCATCGCGCTGTGCACGGTCATCAGCGCTGCCGGGGTGGCGTTCATGGGCAAGATCACGGTCACCGGGGTGACGCTCGAGATCGTCGGGGTCGTCCTCATCGTGATCGCGATGTTCGTCAAGGCCGAGCGCAGCCCCGTCGCTGCCGTCACCAGCACCGGCGGCCACGGCTCGGGCCTCGGCTACTTTCCCGCCTTCCTGGCCTCGATGCTGATGGCGGCCTACGTGATGTACGGATTCGACAGTGCTGCAGAGCTTTCCGAGGAGACGAAGGATCCACGCAAGACCGCGCCCAAGGCGATCGTCACCGCGCTGCTGGTGTCCTTCGTCGGAGGCGGCCTGATGATCCTGGCCGCCCTGGTCGCCGCCCCGTCGCTCGACGATCCGCTGCTGTCGAGCCAGGGCATCGCGTGGGTGCTCACCAGTCAGCTCAGCACGTGGCTGGGCAAGACGCTACTGACGATCGTCGCGATCGCCATCTTCTCCGCGACCCTGGCCATCCAGGCCTCGGCGTCACGGGTGATGTTCTCGATGGCCCGCGACAACCGGCTGCCGTTCGGCTCGTTCCTCTCGAAGGTCAACCGGCGCACCGGAACTCCGGTGATCACCGGGGTCACCGTCAGCGTGCTGGCCATCCTGGTGCTCCTGGTGAACCTCGGCCAGGCGGGGGTCTTCGCGGCGATCACCAGCGTCTCGGTGGTCATCGTGTACGCCGCCTACCTGATGGTGACCGTGCCTGCGCTGGTGCACCGGCTGCGCGGGACGAGCCTGAGCTACGGTCCCCCGGTGATGGACCTCGGCAGGTGGGGCATCCCGGTGAACCTGATCGCGGTGGTCATGGGTGCGGCGCTCTGCGTCGACATCGCCTGGCCGCGCCAGGAGGTCTACGACCCCGACGGCACGTCGTGGGTGCTGCAGTACTTCGCGGTCCTCTTCGTGGCGTTGACGCTCGTCGTCGGATTCGTCGCGTACTGGGTCGTCAGGAACCGCGACGGTGCGCCCCTGCCGTCGGACGCGCTGGTCGGTCCCGACGACGTGCCGGCGTGACGGTCGCGGATTCGATATCTGTCACCTGACAGAAATGTGCATCACGAGTTGTTAACGAGTGATGCGGGATCCGTTACTCCGCGGCAACCACCGGAGGGGCCGCAGCGCGAAAACTATCGATTGACAGATATCCATCGGCGCAGAGGTGTGCCGCAAGCCCGGGAGTCCTCGTGACCAGCGATGTGTCCAGCGACAGAGCGTCGGCGACCGCGACGACGGCAGGGGCCAAGGCCCATGCGCGCGCGCAGCACGGGCGCACGGCCGACGCCATGCGGCACGTTCCCGCCTCGAGCACCCCGACGCCGCCGGACGGCGTCCCCGCCGCGGACCTGGTGTGGTCGGAAACCGTTGCGCCGGGCGGATATACGACCGCGGTACTGGCGAGGGGCACGCGACTGCGGCTGAGCGACCCCAGCGGTGACGCCTGCGCCCACCTGCTGGTGCATCGGGCCGACGGCCCGCACGAACGCCTCAACGTCGCCGACACCGTGAAGGTGCCGTGGCAGGCCTACCTCGGCGTGGGGCACCCGCTGCTCAGCGGGTTCGGTCGCGTCCTGGCCACCGTGGTCGCCGACACCTCGGCGCGCCACGACGCGCTGACGGGGACGACCACGCTCGCCGGCAACGAGGCCAGGTACGGCTCCGGGACCCCGGAGTCGACGTCCCCCGCGGGACGGGAACTCCTGCTGCTCGCGGCGCTCAAGCACGGCCTCGGTCCCCGCGATCTGCCACCCTCGGTGTCGTTCTTCCAGGGCGTCACCGTCGACTCCGACGGCGCCTTCACCTGGCAGGGGTCGGCGGGACCGGGCACGTCGGTCGACCTGCTGCTGCACGTCGACGCGATCGTGTCCCTCGCCAACACCGCGCACCCGCTCGATCCGCGGTCGGAGTTCACCTGCTCGCCGCTGCTGATGCACGCCTGGCCCGCGGCCGCCGACCTCGACGCGCTGGTGGCCGGAGACCTGGTCGGGCCGCTGGGGCCCGAGCACCGACAGGCGATCGCCAACACCGACGCCGACCTGGCCGCCCGAGGAGTGCTGTGAACACCGCGCTGATTCCTGGTCCCACCGTGCTCGACGAGACCGTCGCCGCCCGGGCCGCCTGGTCGACCGTGGTGGCCGCGGGTGACGTGCTGACCATCGTCGACCTGGAGGGCAACCAGGCCGTCGACTGTCTGCTCTATGCGGCCGCCGACACCAGCGTGCGGTACTCCGCCGTGGAAACCATTGCCCGACAAGGGCGCATCGTCCTGACGACCGGGTCGGTGCTGCGGGCGGACACCGGGGAGGCGCTGATGACCGTCGTGGGCGACGAGGTCGGCGTGCACGACACCCTCGGTGGTGCGTGCTCCAAGGAGTCCAACACCCTGCGCTACGGTCAGCACACCCGCGCCCAACACGGCTGCATGGAGAACTTCCTCATCGAGGGTGCGCGGCACGGCCTCGGCGCCAGAGATCTCGCGAGCAACATCAACTGGTTCATGAACGTGCCGGTGGACCCCGACGGCGCGCTCGGCATCGTCGACGGGTTGTCGGCCCCGGGCAAGCGGGTCGCCCTGCGCGCCGACGTCGACACCCTCGTCCTCGTCTCGAATTGCCCGCAGATCAACAACCCCTGCAACGCGTTCAACCCGACGCCGGTGCGCATGATCGTCACCCGCCCCGAGGCGGGCGCGGCATGACGCGCAGCGTGCTGATCGCCAACCGTGGCGAGATCGCCGTCCGCCTGGTGCGCTCGGCGCGTCTGCTGGGCCTGCACACGGTGGCGGTGTTCTCCGACGCCGACCGCGGCGCACCGCACGTGCGACTCGCCGACGAGGCGGTGCGGCTCGGCCCCGCCGCGCCGAGTGAGAGCTACCTGCGAGTCGACGCGATCCTCGATGCGGCGGCCGCGACCGGCGCCGAGATGATCCATCCCGGTTACGGATTCCTCTCCGAGGACGCGGACTTCGCGACCGCCGTCGAGGCGGCGGGCATCGCGTTCGTCGGTCCGACGCCGCATCAGCTGCGCGTCTTCGGCACCAAGCACACCGCCCGCGCCGCGGCCCGCGCCGCCGGCGTGCCCGTGTTTCCCGGCTCCGACCTGCTCGACGACGCCGCCAGCGCGCAGGCCGCGGCCGACGAGATCGGCTATCCCGTCATGCTCAAGGCCACCGGCGGTGGCGGCGGCATCGGCATGCAGGTCTGCCGCGACGCCGCCGAGCTGCGGGCGGCGTTCGACCGGGTGTCGCGGCTCGCCGAGCGCAGCTTCGGGTCCGCCGGGGTGTTCGTCGAGCGCTTCGTCGACGAGGCGCGCCACGTCGAGGTGCAGATCTTCGGCGACGGCACCGGCCGCGTGGTGTCCCTCGGAGACCGCGACTGCTCGCTGCAGCGGCGCAACCAGAAGGTCATCGAGGAGGCGCCCGCGCCCAACCTGCCCGAAACCGTTCGCGCACAGCTGCATTCGTCGTCGCGGGCGCTGGCCGCCTCCGTGGGCTACCGTTCGGCGGGCACCGTCGAATTCGTGTACGACCCACGCCGCGAGGAGGCATCCTTCCTCGAGGTCAACGCCCGGCTGCAGGTCGAGCACCCCGTCACCGAGGCCGTCACCGGTCTCGACATCGCCGCGTTGATGTTCCGGCTGGCGTCCGGCGAGGACGACGTCCTGGCAGCACATCTCGCACCGGGGGAGACGACGGGTGCGGTACCCGTGGCGGGGCACGCCGTCGAGGCGCGCGTGTACGCCGAGGACCCCTCGCGCGACTACCGGCCGAGCACCGGCACGCTGGTCGCCGTCGAGTTTCCCACGGCTGAGGGTGATCCTGCCCTTCAGGGTGATCCGGCGCCGCGCGTCGACACGTGGGTCGAGGCGGGCACCGAGGTGTCCGCGGCCTATGACCCCCTGCTGGCCAAGGTGATCACGGTGGGCGCGGATCGCGACGAGGCCTTCGACCGACTCGGCCGCGCACTGGACGCCACCGTGCTGCAGGGCATCGAGGTCAACGTCGGGCTGCTGCGCGCGGCGTGCGCACTGCCCGACGTGCGCGCTGCACGGCACAGCACCGCCACGCTCGCCGGGGTGCCCGACCCCCGTCCCCGCATCACCGTCGAACGGCCCGGTCTGCTGACGACGGTGCAGGACCTGCCGGGACGCGTGGGGCTGTGGAACGTCGGGGTGCCTCCGAGCGGTCCGATGGACGATCTGTCCTTCCGGCTCGGCAACCGCGCGCTCGGCAACCCCGAGGGGGCGCCGGGCCTGGAGTGCACGGCCTCGGGACCCGCACTGCGCGTGACGGATTCGACCACCTTCTGCGTCACCGGCGCACCGTGCCCGGTCACCGTCGACGGCGAGCCGGTACCGATGTGGGAGCCGGTCGACGTGCCCGCGGGTGCGGTGCTGGCGATCGGCGCGGCCGAGACCGCGGGACTGCGGACCTACGTGTTGGTGGCCGGTGGCTTCGACGTGCCGACCTACCTCGGCAGTGCGTCGACCTTCACCCTCGGTCGCTTCGGTGGCCACGGTGGCCGCCAGCTGGTCGTCGGCGACGTGCTGCGCGCGGACGCCTCGACGCCGACCGGCCCGGCCGCCCCGGTGCCGGTGGAACTGCGTCCGGCCATGCCCTCGGAGTGGGAGCTGACCGTCACCGAGGGGCCCCACGGCGCGCCGGAGTTCTTCACCCGCGAGGACGTCGACACGCTGTTCACCGCCGGCTACGTCGTGCACTTCAACTCGGCGCGCACCGGCGTTCGCCTGGAAGGCCCGCGGCCCACGTGGGCACGTCCCGACGGCGGTGAGGCCGGACTGCACCCGTCCAACATCCACGACACCGCGTATTCCGTTGGCGCGCTGGACTTCACCGGCGACACCCCGATCCTGCTCGGACCCGACGGGCCCAGCCTCGGCGGGTTCGTCTGCCCCGTCACGGTCGTCGCCGCGGACCGCTGGAAGCTCGGGCAGCTGCGCCCGGGGGACACCGTCCGGTTCGTGCCGATCCGGGCGGCCGACGCACCGTCGCGCCGCGAACTCGGCGCCGCGCGACGTGCGGCCGACCCGATCGTGGCGCGCGGGGCCCGGGACGGCGACGACGGCGTGCTGGCCCGCCGCGACGCCGACGGCGCACCCGCGGTGACCTACCGGCGCAGCGGCGACGACAACGTCCTGATCGAGTACGGCGACATGGTGCTCGACCTCGCCCTGCGGGCCCGGGTCCACGCGTTGAACGAGCGCCTCGAGAACCTCTCTCCGCCAGGCATCTTGGACCTCACGCCCGGTATCCGGTCGCTGCAGGTGCACGTCGATCCCGACGTCCTGTCGATCGACCGGCTGCTCGGACTGCTGGCCGAACTCGAGGACGACCTGCCCGCCACCTCGGAGCTGGTCGTGCCCAGCCGGTCGGTCCGACTGCCCTTGTCCTGGGACGACCCGGCGACCCGCGAGGCCATCGCGCGGTACACGTCCGGCGTGCGCGACGACGCCCCGTGGTGCCCGTCCAACATCGAGTTCATCCGCCGGGTCAACGGTCTGGCCACCCAGGACGACGTCATGGCGACGGTGTTCTCGGCGGAGTACCTGACGCTCGGACTCGGCGACGTGTACCTCGGTGCCCCGGTCGCCACGCCGCTGGATCCCCGGCACCGGCTGGTCACCACGAAGTACAACCCGGCGCGGACCTGGACCGCGGAGAACTCCGTCGGCATCGGCGGCGCGTACCTGTGCATCTACGGGATGGAGGGGCCGGGCGGGTATCAGTTCGTGGGCCGGACGACCCAGGTGTGGAGCCGCTACCGGGACACCGCGCCGTTCGAGCCGGGCAGCCCGTGGCTGCTGCGCTTCTTCGATCGCATCTCCTGGTATCCGGTCACCGCGGAGGAACTGCTCGACCTGCGGGCCGACATGGCGGCCGGTCGCGGATCGGTGGACATCGTCGACGGCACCTTCTCCCTGGCCGACCACGAGCGCTTCCTCGCCGACAACGCCGAGTCCATCGCGGACTTCCGGGCCACGCAGACAACGGCTTTCGCGGCGGAACGGGCGGCGTGGGCCGCGGCGGGCGAGTTCGACCGCGCCGAGCGGGCCGAGTCGAGGGTCAGCGTGCCGGACATGGACCTGCTCCTCGCCGACGACGAGGAGAGGGTCGACGCGCCGTTCTCGTCGAGCGTGTGGAAGGTCGACGTCGCCGTGGGCGACCACGTCGTCGCCGGCCAGGCCCTGCTGGCGCTGGAGGCCATGAAGATGGAGACCGTGGTGACCGCGCCCGCCGACGGCGTCGTCACCAAGGTCCTGGTCGAGGCGGGCCACCAGGTCGATCCCGGGACCCCCCTGGTCGTCGTCGGCCCGGCGCAGGATCGCGACGCGAGGGGAGTGCCGGCATGACGGTCCAGCGCACGTCGGCCGTGCAGCGGGTGCGGGCAGCCTATGCGGCGATCGAGGCGGTCGACCGCCCGGAGGTCTGGATCTTCCTGCGGCCCATGGCCGATGCGCTGGCCGACGCCGAAGCCGTGGACGCGGCGGTCGCCTCGGGTGCCGACGCCCCGCTGGCCGGTCTCGCGGCGGCGGTCAAGAACAACGTCGACGTGGCAGGACTGCCGACCACCGCCGGCTGCCCGGCCTATGCGACGGAGCCCGCGGCCGCCGACGCCGTGACGGTCGCCCGGCTGCGCGCCGCGGGCGCGGTCGTCATCGGGGCGACCAACCTCGACCAGTTCGCCACCGGGCTCGTCGGCACGCGCAGTCCCCATGGCGCCGTGCGGGATTCGCGTCGTCCCGATCGCATCTCGGGCGGTTCGAGCGCCGGGTCGGCCGTCGCCGTCGCCCTCGGCCTCGTCGACGTCGCGATCGGCACCGACACCGCCGGCTCGGGCCGCGTGCCCGCCGCCCTGCAGGGCATCGTCGGGATCAAGCCCACCTTTGGGGTGGTGCCGACCGACGGCGTCGTCCCGGCGTGCCGGTCCTATGACTGCGTGACGGTGTTCGCCAGGGACCTCGACACCGCCGACGCGGCGATGGCCGTGATGGCGGGCGGAGCGCGACCGTTCCCGCCCGACGCCCCGTTGGCCGCCCCCGAGTCACCGAAAGTGGCGGTGCCGCAGGATCTCTCGATGCTGTCGGCGTCATGGCAGCAGGCCTTCGGCGCGGCGCGCGAGCGCCTCGAAGCCCACGGCGCGACGGTGGTGGAGATCGACCTCTCGGCGTTCCTGGCCGCCGCCCGCCTGCTGTACGAGGGCGGTCTGGTCGCCGAGCGGCACGAGGCCGTCGGCGAGTTCGTCGACGCGCACCCCGACGAGGTGGATCCGGTCGTGCGCGGAATCGTCACGGCCGCAGGCCATGTCACGGCGACGCGGTTGCTCGCGGACCGCCACCTGCTCGCCGAGCTGACGACGACCGCGATGGCCGAACTGGGCGACTGCGATGCACTGCTGCTACCGACCACCACCGCGCACCCCAGCCTCGCGGACGTCGCGGCCGACCCCATCGGCGTGAACTCCCGCCTCGGGACGTTCACCAACTTCTGCAATCCGATGGACATGTGCGCGGTGGCCGTGCCCTCGGGCACCGCGGGGGAGGACCAGTTCGGCGTCTCCATCGTCGCGCGCGCCGGGGCCGACGCCCTGGCCATCGACCTCGCCCGCCTCGTCACCGCACCGACGGCGTCGGTCGCGCTGCCGGGGGCCGCCTCGCTGGCGGGCCGCCCCACGCCGTGGCCCGTGCACGCGGGCGCCGACGCGACCCTGCTCATGGTCGTCGGCGCCCATCTGCGCGGACAGCCCTTGGCCTTTCAGCTCGAAGAGCGCGGCGCCCGATGGATGGGTCCGGTGGCCACCGCGCCCGTGTACCGGCTGGCGCGCCTGCACACCACGCCGCCCAAACCGGGCCTGGTCCGCGTCGGCGCCGAGGACGGCTCCGCCATCGGTGGTGAGCTCTGGCTGGTGGGCACCGCGCGACTCGGTGACTTCCTGGCGATGCTGCCCGCCCCGATGTCGCTGGGTCGGGTGACCCTGGCCGACGGCACCGAGGTCGTGGGCTTCGGCTGCGCACTCGACGCGTGGCAGGCGGGTGAGGACATCACCCGCTACGGCGACTGGCCGACCTACCTGAGCAGCGTCGCCTCACCGGATTCGACGCGGGCATAGCGATCGGTCGCGGCACCGGTGCGCCGTCGCACGGCGGGGTCCGGGTCGGGTATGCCGAGCACGCGCAGGCACGCATCGGCGACGTGCATCGGCAGCTCGAGGCGTTCGGGGCCCGGCGGCACCGACCACATGTTCACCAGCGATTCGACGAGGCGGAACGGGAGGTCCGCCGCCGCCTCGTGCACGCCGGTCTGGTCGACTACGGCCCGGCTCGACGCCAGGTAGTGCAGCCGCAACCGCTCGCGGTCGGACCAGAACGGCTCGAGGTGAGCGTCGCGCAACTCCGGTAGCAGGTACAGCGCGCCGAGGTTCCAGCGTCCGGTGAGCAGTTGGCCGCCGTCGAACGCGGCGAGCGCGTGCAGGTGCTCGGCCGCGGTCAGGGCGGGCTCGGCGTCCAGCAGGGTGGGAATGAACGCCAGCGTGGGGCTCACGGTCTGACCCAGCAGGGCGCACAGGATGTCGTCCTTGGTCTTGAAGTAGTGGTAGAGCGAGGCCTGGCGGATGCCGACGGACTCCGCGATGGACCTGGTCGAGGTGCGCGCATAGCCCAGCGTGGTGAACAATTCACCTGCGGCGTCCAGGATTTCGTCGCGCGCCGTGCTGCCAGGGCGCTTCTGGTCGTGGTGGCGGGGTCGTCCGGCCCGAGCGAGCGGCATGACTCATCGTGGACCATGCCCGGCCCGAAATGGTCCTGTCCCACCGTTTCTGTCACATGACAGAAACGCGCGATACGCATCGGTTACGTGCGCCGTCGATTGGTTACGCCAGCGACACCCACCGCGTCGGTGGGGCCGGAAAACTGTCGGTTGACAGGGGGCGGCCCGCGGACGTGCCTCCCACCCTGCTGACATCGACACATTCGGGAGCGTTCCACATGGGCATCGCGGTTTCCCACGACGACGCCGTCTCCCAGGTCGCGGGCACGCCCGCCGTACCCCCGGTCGACGACGCCGTCGCGACGATCCGCGACCTGCGCGTCACGTTCCGGCGCAACGGCCGTGACGTGCACGCCCTGCGCGGGGTGTCGCTGACCATCGGCAAGGGAGAGATCCTCGGGCTGGTCGGCGAATCCGGCTCCGGCAAGAGCGTGCTCGGGTTCAGCATGCTCGGTCTGCTGCCACCGCAGACCCGCATCGACGGCGACGTCTTGGTGGCGGGTTCGGACATGGTCGACGGTGACGCCAAGGCCATCCGCGCCGTGCGCCGCCTCGACCTGGGCGCCGTCTTCCAGGACCCGATGACCTCGCTGAACCCCACCATGCGGATCGGCAAGCAGGTCGAGGAGGCGGCGGGTAGCCAGGACGAGGCGCTGCGGCTGCTGACTGCGGTCGGCATCCCCGATCCGAAGCGCCGGCTGCGGGCCTACCCGCACGAGCTGTCCGGCGGGCTGCGGCAGCGCGTGATGATCGCCATCGCGATCGCCGGCAACCCCGACCTCATCATCGCCGACGAACCGACGACCGCCCTCGACGTCACCGTGCAGGCCCAGGTGCTGCGGCTGCTGCGCCGGCTGCGCGACGAGATCGGGTGCAGCATCGTCTTCATCACCCACGACCTCGGCGTCGCCGCCCAGATCTCCGACCGGATCGCGGTGCTCTACGCGGGCCGGATCGCCGAGATCGGTCCCACGGCAAGCGTTCTCGGAACGCCCGCGCACCCCTACACCCACGGTCTGCTGCGCTCGCGGCTGACGTTGACGACGGCCCGCGACCGCAAGCTCGCGGCGCTGGCGGGGTCGGTGCCCAGCGCCGTGACACCGCTGCCGGGCTGCGCATTCGAACCGCGGTGCCCGCTCGCCACCGACGACTGCACGACGTCGCCACCGGACCCGGTCGCCGTGACCCCCGACCGCACCAGCGCGTGCATCCTGCCGCTGGAGCAGGTGGCCGAGGAGCTCGGCACCAAGGCGACCAACACCGAGGAGCCGTTCCCCGAGGCCGCCGACGACGGCGCGGAGCTGCCGGCGTCGGTGGTGCTGCGCGACGTCACCAAGACGTTCACGGTGACCAAGCGCTGGCTGGACAGGTCCTCCGGCGGTGGGAAACTACAAGCGCTGCGCGGGGTTTCACTGCGCGTGGCACACGGCGAGTCGATCGCCCTGGTCGGCGAGAGCGGCTCCGGCAAGTCGACGCTGCTGCGCGCCATCGCCGGCCTGGAGAAGCCGACCACCGGTGAGGTCAGCCTGGTGGCGGGTCAGCGGCCGCAGATGGTGTTCCAGGACGCGGGCGCATCGCTCACGCCGTGGTTGTCGGTGGGCGAGCTGATCTCCGAGCGGCTGCACGGCAGCGGCATGTCGCGGGCCCAGCGCCGCGACGCCGTCGTCGAGGTGCTCCGGCGCGTCGGGCTGCCCGCCGAGATCGCGAAGTCGCGGGCCGGGCAGCTGTCCGGCGGTCAGCGCCAACGGGTTTCGCTGGCCCGGGCGACCGTCGTCCCGCCGTCGGTGCTGCTGTGCGACGAGCCGACCAGCGCGCTGGACGTGTCGCTGGCCGCCTCGGTGCTCAACCTCATCGGCGATCTGCGGCGCACCCTCGACATGTCCGTGGTCTTCGTGACGCACGATCTCTCGGTGGCGCGCGTCGTCGCCGACCGCATCGCGGTGATGTACCTCGGCCGCATCGTCGAGATCGGGCCCGCCGAACAGGTCATCGGCGCCCCGGCGCACCCCTATACGCAGGCGCTCGTCGACTCGATCCCCGACCTGGGCCGCGAATCCCGGGTGCTACCAGGCGAACCCGCGAGCCCGCTCTCCCCGCCCGCGGGGTGTGCGTTCCACCCGAGGTGCGCGATCGCGCTGGACGCCTGCAGCGGAGCCGACCTCGACGTCCGTCTGGAAGGCATTCCCGGCAACCCGCACCAGGTTGCCTGCATCGAGCGGAAGGCCATCTGATGGCGATCGCAGCAACCGGTGACTCCCTCGTCCGCGCGCGCAGTCTGCGGCTGCCCTCGCTGCCGCAGTCGCGGTCGACGATGATCAACTGGGCCGGCTTCTCCCTGGTGTTCGTCGTCACGATCGTGGCGGTCGCCGTGCCGTTGCTCGCCCCGCACGATCCGCTGCTGCCGGTCGGCATGCCGCTGCAGGCGCCCGGCACGCACGGATTCCTGCTCGGCAGCGACAGCATCGGCCGTGACATCCTCTCGCGCGTGCTCTACGGCGTGCGGTCCAGCTGGTACGCGGCGCTCGTCGTGGTGGCGGTCGGGTTGCT
This region includes:
- the atzF gene encoding allophanate hydrolase, which produces MTVQRTSAVQRVRAAYAAIEAVDRPEVWIFLRPMADALADAEAVDAAVASGADAPLAGLAAAVKNNVDVAGLPTTAGCPAYATEPAAADAVTVARLRAAGAVVIGATNLDQFATGLVGTRSPHGAVRDSRRPDRISGGSSAGSAVAVALGLVDVAIGTDTAGSGRVPAALQGIVGIKPTFGVVPTDGVVPACRSYDCVTVFARDLDTADAAMAVMAGGARPFPPDAPLAAPESPKVAVPQDLSMLSASWQQAFGAARERLEAHGATVVEIDLSAFLAAARLLYEGGLVAERHEAVGEFVDAHPDEVDPVVRGIVTAAGHVTATRLLADRHLLAELTTTAMAELGDCDALLLPTTTAHPSLADVAADPIGVNSRLGTFTNFCNPMDMCAVAVPSGTAGEDQFGVSIVARAGADALAIDLARLVTAPTASVALPGAASLAGRPTPWPVHAGADATLLMVVGAHLRGQPLAFQLEERGARWMGPVATAPVYRLARLHTTPPKPGLVRVGAEDGSAIGGELWLVGTARLGDFLAMLPAPMSLGRVTLADGTEVVGFGCALDAWQAGEDITRYGDWPTYLSSVASPDSTRA
- a CDS encoding TetR/AcrR family transcriptional regulator codes for the protein MPLARAGRPRHHDQKRPGSTARDEILDAAGELFTTLGYARTSTRSIAESVGIRQASLYHYFKTKDDILCALLGQTVSPTLAFIPTLLDAEPALTAAEHLHALAAFDGGQLLTGRWNLGALYLLPELRDAHLEPFWSDRERLRLHYLASSRAVVDQTGVHEAAADLPFRLVESLVNMWSVPPGPERLELPMHVADACLRVLGIPDPDPAVRRRTGAATDRYARVESGEATLLR
- a CDS encoding dipeptide ABC transporter ATP-binding protein — encoded protein: MGIAVSHDDAVSQVAGTPAVPPVDDAVATIRDLRVTFRRNGRDVHALRGVSLTIGKGEILGLVGESGSGKSVLGFSMLGLLPPQTRIDGDVLVAGSDMVDGDAKAIRAVRRLDLGAVFQDPMTSLNPTMRIGKQVEEAAGSQDEALRLLTAVGIPDPKRRLRAYPHELSGGLRQRVMIAIAIAGNPDLIIADEPTTALDVTVQAQVLRLLRRLRDEIGCSIVFITHDLGVAAQISDRIAVLYAGRIAEIGPTASVLGTPAHPYTHGLLRSRLTLTTARDRKLAALAGSVPSAVTPLPGCAFEPRCPLATDDCTTSPPDPVAVTPDRTSACILPLEQVAEELGTKATNTEEPFPEAADDGAELPASVVLRDVTKTFTVTKRWLDRSSGGGKLQALRGVSLRVAHGESIALVGESGSGKSTLLRAIAGLEKPTTGEVSLVAGQRPQMVFQDAGASLTPWLSVGELISERLHGSGMSRAQRRDAVVEVLRRVGLPAEIAKSRAGQLSGGQRQRVSLARATVVPPSVLLCDEPTSALDVSLAASVLNLIGDLRRTLDMSVVFVTHDLSVARVVADRIAVMYLGRIVEIGPAEQVIGAPAHPYTQALVDSIPDLGRESRVLPGEPASPLSPPAGCAFHPRCAIALDACSGADLDVRLEGIPGNPHQVACIERKAI